In a genomic window of Larus michahellis chromosome 3, bLarMic1.1, whole genome shotgun sequence:
- the STON1 gene encoding stonin-1 isoform X1, translated as MCSTNPANWVTFDDEPLFQSPQKSVDNQSSCKANGLKLNLSSVHESSSRSSSTGSTPLSSPVVDFYLSPGPPSNSPLTTPTRDYPGSPCIPKPGIHVLYPIPEWPSNVNLLPSPGICSSLTSQKPSSLPLNTSPNDHAVKTSLSKSPDEGSPNLPGSCEELGELSLAPGRFPYFQNDCAFSSPFWKEGCSLSTSPATVSMHRKDKALDRSICHPKDKETCHDQKSLNQGSFSYICERLEHLQAGSCDAAGSPPVSIAHTWHTLSPAVPRSLFRSRKADGWPFMLRIPEKKNMMSSRQWGPIYLSVLAGGVLQMYYEKGLEKPFKEFQLQPHCKLSEPKLESYNVSGKIHTVKIECVSYTEKRRYHPKVEVIHEPEVEQMLKLGTTDYNDFTDFLVTVEEELMKLPTVSRQKRNYEEQEMALEIVDNFWGKVTKAEGKLVESAVITHVYCLCFVNGSADCFLTLNDLELQKRDERYFEKEEEKKWIDILDCHFHNCVKAQEFEQSRIIKFTPLDGCRLELMRFRTQYNGQDLPFSVKAAVVVQGAYVELQAFINMSSTAPIPTRLPTVKYCENVMIRFPVPTQWVKALWTMNLQRQKSLKAKMNRRACLGSLHEVESDPVIQVSVGTAKYESAYRAVVWKIDRLPDKNSSSDHPHSLSYKLELGSDQEIPSDWYPFATVQFVIHDTCASGTEVKSLGIESDLQPQKHVVQKAFYNCQVEIEKKWIRLDGEDPDKAGNCLMQ; from the exons ATGTGCTCCACAAATCCAGCAAATTGGGTCACCTTTGATGATGAGCCGCTCTTCCAGTCGCCTCAGAAATCGGTTGATAATCAGAGTAGTTGTAAAGCAAACGGCCTTAAACTCAACCTGTCTAGTGTGCATGAGTCTTCAAGTAGGTCATCTTCTACAGGCAGCACTCCACTCTCGTCTCCTGTAGTCGACTTCTACCTAAGTCCTGGACCCCCCAGCAACTCTCCACTCACTACACCTACCAGAGACTACCCGGGAAGTCCATGCATCCCAAAGCCTGGAATTCACGTCCTTTATCCCATCCCTGAATGGCCATCAAACGTTAACCTTCTTCCGTCACCCGGGATTTGCTCATCCCTAACCTCGCAGAAACCGAGCAGCCTTCCATTGAACACCTCGCCTAATGACCATGCGGTTAAGACTTCACTCTCCAAATCACCAGATGAAGGAAGCCCTAATCTGCCAGGAAGCTGTGAGGAGTTAGGAGAGTTGTCGTTGGCACCAGGGCGCTTCCCGTACTTCCAGAACGACTGTGCTTTTTCCAGTCCCTTTTGGAAGGAAGGATGCTCACTCAGCACATCACCAGCTACCGTTAGCATGCACAGGAAGGACAAAGCCCTTGACAGGAGCATCTGTCATCCTAAAGACAAAGAAACTTGCCACGATCAGAAAAGCCTTAACCAGGGCTCCTTCAGCTACATCTGCGAGAGGCTTGAACACCTGCAAGCTGGTAGCTGCGACGCCGCGGGAAGCCCGCCCGTCTCCATCGCCCACACGTGGCACACGCTCTCCCCTGCTGTCCCACGCAGCCTCTTCAGGAGCCGGAAAGCAGACGGGTGGCCGTTCATGCTGAGGATTCCCGAAAAGAAGAACATGATGTCGTCTCGGCAATGGGGCCCTATTTACCTTAGCGTCCTAGCCGGAGGGGTATTGCAGATGTATTATGAAAAGGGCCTGGAGAAACCTTTCAAGGAATTCCAGCTGCAGCCACACTGTAAGCTGTCTGAACCCAAATTAGAGAGCTATAATGTCTCAGGAAAAATCCATACTGTGAAGATCGAGTGCGTGTCTTACACAGAGAAAAGGAGGTATCATCCCAAAGTAGAAGTGATCCATGAGCCAGAGGTTGAGCAGATGTTAAAACTGGGCACCACAGATTATAACGACTTCACCGATTTCCTCGTAACAGTTGAGGAAGAGCTTATGAAACTTCCTACTGTTTCTAGACAAAAGAGGAATTATGAAGAGCAAGAAATGGCTCTGGAAATAGTGGATAACTTTTGGGGCAAAGTCACTAAGGCTGAAGGAAAACTCGTAGAAAGTGCCGTCATCACCCACGTTTACTGCTTGTGTTTTGTGAATGGAAGTGCCGACTGCTTTCTTACCCTGAATGACCTGGAGCTCCAGAAGAGGGACGAGCGTTACTtcgagaaggaggaggagaagaaatggaTCGATATTCTCGATTGCCATTTCCATAACTGCGTCAAAGCTCAGGAATTTGAGCAATCGCGAATTATTAAGTTTACGCCCCTGGATGGCTGTAGGCTGGAACTGATGCGTTTCAGGACACAGTACAATGGGCAAGACCTTCCCTTCTCTGTGAAGGCTGCAGTAGTGGTTCAGGGGGCGTACGTTGAACTTCAGGCTTTTATAAACATGTCTTCAACTGCTCCAATCCCAACGCGTTTACCCACtgtgaaatactgtgaaaatgtTATGATACGCTTTCCCGTTCCCACGCAGTGGGTCAAAGCACTTTGGACCATGAACCTCCAAAGGCAGAAGTCCCTAAAAGCAAAAATGAATAGGAGAGCGTGCCTTGGCTCTTTACACGAGGTTGAGTCTGATCCTGTAATACAAGTCTCGGTTGGAACAGCAAAATACGAGAGTGCCTACAGGGCTGTTGTGTGGAAGATAGACAGGCTTCCAGATAAGAACTCAA gtTCAGATCATCCACACAGCCTGTCTTACAAACTGGAACTCGGATCAGACCAGGAAATCCCATCTGACTGGTATCCATTTGCTACGGTCCAGTTCGTCATTCATGATACCTGTGCCTCAGGAACAGAAGTCAAGTCACTGGGCATAGAGAGCGATCTGCAGCCCCAGAAGCACGTGGTTCAGAAAGCTTTTTACAATTGCCAG GTTGAAATTGAAAAGAAGTGGATTAGGCTTGATGGAGAAGATCCAGATAAGGCTGGCAACTGCCTAATGCAGTAA
- the STON1 gene encoding stonin-1 isoform X2, with amino-acid sequence MCSTNPANWVTFDDEPLFQSPQKSVDNQSSCKANGLKLNLSSVHESSSRSSSTGSTPLSSPVVDFYLSPGPPSNSPLTTPTRDYPGSPCIPKPGIHVLYPIPEWPSNVNLLPSPGICSSLTSQKPSSLPLNTSPNDHAVKTSLSKSPDEGSPNLPGSCEELGELSLAPGRFPYFQNDCAFSSPFWKEGCSLSTSPATVSMHRKDKALDRSICHPKDKETCHDQKSLNQGSFSYICERLEHLQAGSCDAAGSPPVSIAHTWHTLSPAVPRSLFRSRKADGWPFMLRIPEKKNMMSSRQWGPIYLSVLAGGVLQMYYEKGLEKPFKEFQLQPHCKLSEPKLESYNVSGKIHTVKIECVSYTEKRRYHPKVEVIHEPEVEQMLKLGTTDYNDFTDFLVTVEEELMKLPTVSRQKRNYEEQEMALEIVDNFWGKVTKAEGKLVESAVITHVYCLCFVNGSADCFLTLNDLELQKRDERYFEKEEEKKWIDILDCHFHNCVKAQEFEQSRIIKFTPLDGCRLELMRFRTQYNGQDLPFSVKAAVVVQGAYVELQAFINMSSTAPIPTRLPTVKYCENVMIRFPVPTQWVKALWTMNLQRQKSLKAKMNRRACLGSLHEVESDPVIQVSVGTAKYESAYRAVVWKIDRLPDKNSM; translated from the exons ATGTGCTCCACAAATCCAGCAAATTGGGTCACCTTTGATGATGAGCCGCTCTTCCAGTCGCCTCAGAAATCGGTTGATAATCAGAGTAGTTGTAAAGCAAACGGCCTTAAACTCAACCTGTCTAGTGTGCATGAGTCTTCAAGTAGGTCATCTTCTACAGGCAGCACTCCACTCTCGTCTCCTGTAGTCGACTTCTACCTAAGTCCTGGACCCCCCAGCAACTCTCCACTCACTACACCTACCAGAGACTACCCGGGAAGTCCATGCATCCCAAAGCCTGGAATTCACGTCCTTTATCCCATCCCTGAATGGCCATCAAACGTTAACCTTCTTCCGTCACCCGGGATTTGCTCATCCCTAACCTCGCAGAAACCGAGCAGCCTTCCATTGAACACCTCGCCTAATGACCATGCGGTTAAGACTTCACTCTCCAAATCACCAGATGAAGGAAGCCCTAATCTGCCAGGAAGCTGTGAGGAGTTAGGAGAGTTGTCGTTGGCACCAGGGCGCTTCCCGTACTTCCAGAACGACTGTGCTTTTTCCAGTCCCTTTTGGAAGGAAGGATGCTCACTCAGCACATCACCAGCTACCGTTAGCATGCACAGGAAGGACAAAGCCCTTGACAGGAGCATCTGTCATCCTAAAGACAAAGAAACTTGCCACGATCAGAAAAGCCTTAACCAGGGCTCCTTCAGCTACATCTGCGAGAGGCTTGAACACCTGCAAGCTGGTAGCTGCGACGCCGCGGGAAGCCCGCCCGTCTCCATCGCCCACACGTGGCACACGCTCTCCCCTGCTGTCCCACGCAGCCTCTTCAGGAGCCGGAAAGCAGACGGGTGGCCGTTCATGCTGAGGATTCCCGAAAAGAAGAACATGATGTCGTCTCGGCAATGGGGCCCTATTTACCTTAGCGTCCTAGCCGGAGGGGTATTGCAGATGTATTATGAAAAGGGCCTGGAGAAACCTTTCAAGGAATTCCAGCTGCAGCCACACTGTAAGCTGTCTGAACCCAAATTAGAGAGCTATAATGTCTCAGGAAAAATCCATACTGTGAAGATCGAGTGCGTGTCTTACACAGAGAAAAGGAGGTATCATCCCAAAGTAGAAGTGATCCATGAGCCAGAGGTTGAGCAGATGTTAAAACTGGGCACCACAGATTATAACGACTTCACCGATTTCCTCGTAACAGTTGAGGAAGAGCTTATGAAACTTCCTACTGTTTCTAGACAAAAGAGGAATTATGAAGAGCAAGAAATGGCTCTGGAAATAGTGGATAACTTTTGGGGCAAAGTCACTAAGGCTGAAGGAAAACTCGTAGAAAGTGCCGTCATCACCCACGTTTACTGCTTGTGTTTTGTGAATGGAAGTGCCGACTGCTTTCTTACCCTGAATGACCTGGAGCTCCAGAAGAGGGACGAGCGTTACTtcgagaaggaggaggagaagaaatggaTCGATATTCTCGATTGCCATTTCCATAACTGCGTCAAAGCTCAGGAATTTGAGCAATCGCGAATTATTAAGTTTACGCCCCTGGATGGCTGTAGGCTGGAACTGATGCGTTTCAGGACACAGTACAATGGGCAAGACCTTCCCTTCTCTGTGAAGGCTGCAGTAGTGGTTCAGGGGGCGTACGTTGAACTTCAGGCTTTTATAAACATGTCTTCAACTGCTCCAATCCCAACGCGTTTACCCACtgtgaaatactgtgaaaatgtTATGATACGCTTTCCCGTTCCCACGCAGTGGGTCAAAGCACTTTGGACCATGAACCTCCAAAGGCAGAAGTCCCTAAAAGCAAAAATGAATAGGAGAGCGTGCCTTGGCTCTTTACACGAGGTTGAGTCTGATCCTGTAATACAAGTCTCGGTTGGAACAGCAAAATACGAGAGTGCCTACAGGGCTGTTGTGTGGAAGATAGACAGGCTTCCAGATAAGAACTCAA TGTAA